In the Pseudodesulfovibrio senegalensis genome, one interval contains:
- a CDS encoding HAMP domain-containing methyl-accepting chemotaxis protein, with translation MKNLKLGMKLGLGFGMLILIAIVLGGMAIFNMQQVSGASQRLAEEYVPEVSIANDLERASMMSMYAMRGYAYSEQDSYWQEATSNLNEVQENIEKAQQHAEKYPELVQLKKDVEIASGGVEKYVGLANETNRLLAAMKKNREAMFTSAEKYMKNCSEFLESQNQAMERELYQGASAAKLAERLKKITLVNDIIDLGNDARVNNFKAQATRDPEVMRSAMANFPKMEAKFKALSAITQRAVNVQQIANTRDAAKEYGDAMQAYLDNFLAMQELNTSRSVAGAEVLKASKGTAMAGVKATQNRADAAVTALGTASFIMVVGLAVALVLGVILAIFLTRMITKPVLAGVEFAKALSEGDLTQTVDVYQKDEIGMLAEALRNMNRQLTQVVSDVQSATDNVAAGSEELSSSSEALSQGATEQAASIEEVSSSMEEMASNINQNAANAKETDELATQSARDARESGDAVDQTVTAMNSIAEKISIVEEIARQTNLLALNAAIEAARAGEHGKGFAVVAAEVRKLAERSGAAAAEISELSSNSVQVAEKAGTMLKELVPNIEKTANLVQEIASASDEQNTGAGQINQAINQLDSVIQQNASASEEMASTSEELAGQGQQLQQTMSFFTVSENGHPVQARQQLSRAPMAALPKAKSADESQPEAGMPIDMGGDDDQAFERF, from the coding sequence ATGAAAAATTTAAAATTGGGAATGAAGCTCGGCTTGGGGTTCGGCATGCTGATTCTTATTGCGATCGTACTTGGCGGCATGGCCATTTTCAATATGCAGCAGGTAAGCGGCGCCTCGCAGCGTTTGGCGGAAGAGTATGTTCCTGAGGTATCCATAGCAAACGATCTGGAGCGAGCTTCCATGATGAGCATGTATGCCATGCGCGGCTATGCATACAGCGAGCAGGACAGCTATTGGCAAGAGGCGACAAGCAACCTGAACGAGGTGCAGGAAAATATCGAGAAGGCACAGCAGCACGCGGAAAAATATCCAGAACTCGTTCAATTGAAGAAGGATGTTGAGATTGCCTCGGGGGGGGTTGAAAAATACGTCGGCTTGGCAAACGAAACAAACAGGCTTTTGGCCGCCATGAAAAAAAATCGCGAAGCGATGTTTACGTCGGCAGAAAAGTACATGAAGAATTGCTCCGAATTTCTTGAGTCCCAGAATCAGGCCATGGAGCGCGAGTTGTATCAGGGAGCCTCTGCTGCAAAGCTAGCGGAGCGTCTGAAAAAAATAACGCTGGTCAACGACATCATAGATTTGGGAAACGATGCGCGGGTGAATAACTTCAAGGCACAGGCAACGCGTGACCCGGAAGTCATGCGTTCCGCCATGGCCAATTTTCCGAAAATGGAAGCAAAATTCAAGGCGCTTTCTGCCATTACGCAAAGGGCCGTGAATGTTCAGCAGATTGCAAATACACGCGATGCGGCGAAGGAATATGGAGATGCCATGCAGGCATATCTGGATAATTTTCTGGCAATGCAGGAGTTGAATACATCCCGAAGCGTTGCCGGGGCAGAGGTCCTCAAGGCATCGAAGGGGACTGCCATGGCTGGCGTGAAGGCCACGCAGAACCGTGCCGATGCGGCTGTCACTGCGTTGGGCACAGCTTCTTTCATCATGGTGGTCGGGCTTGCCGTTGCGCTTGTTCTTGGCGTCATTCTCGCCATATTCCTTACGCGCATGATTACCAAACCTGTTTTGGCGGGGGTGGAATTTGCGAAGGCACTTTCCGAGGGTGATCTTACCCAGACTGTAGATGTATATCAAAAGGATGAAATCGGCATGCTGGCCGAGGCGCTGCGGAATATGAACAGGCAATTGACCCAGGTCGTATCCGATGTGCAGTCCGCCACGGACAATGTTGCTGCCGGCAGTGAAGAGCTTTCATCTTCCTCGGAGGCTTTGTCGCAGGGAGCAACGGAACAGGCGGCCTCCATAGAGGAAGTGTCATCCTCGATGGAAGAAATGGCTTCGAACATCAATCAGAACGCAGCCAATGCAAAGGAAACGGACGAGCTGGCCACACAGTCTGCCCGGGATGCCAGAGAGAGTGGTGACGCTGTTGATCAAACCGTTACTGCGATGAACAGCATTGCCGAAAAGATATCCATTGTGGAAGAAATTGCGCGCCAGACCAACCTTTTGGCCCTGAACGCGGCCATTGAGGCGGCAAGGGCAGGAGAGCACGGAAAGGGCTTTGCCGTTGTGGCGGCGGAAGTTCGCAAGCTTGCGGAACGAAGCGGTGCAGCTGCTGCGGAAATCAGCGAACTTTCGAGCAATAGTGTTCAGGTTGCTGAAAAGGCAGGAACAATGCTCAAGGAGTTGGTGCCGAATATTGAAAAGACGGCCAACCTTGTACAGGAAATTGCTTCGGCTAGTGATGAACAGAATACGGGCGCTGGGCAAATCAACCAGGCCATTAACCAGCTTGACTCCGTCATTCAGCAAAACGCTTCCGCTTCCGAGGAAATGGCTTCCACAAGCGAGGAGCTTGCCGGTCAAGGACAGCAGCTCCAACAGACCATGTCCTTCTTTACGGTTTCCGAAAACGGGCACCCGGTTCAAGCCAGGCAGCAGCTCTCAAGGGCTCCTATGGCGGCCCTGCCAAAAGCCAAGAGTGCGGATGAGTCTCAGCCCGAAGCGGGTATGCCGATCGATATGGGTGGTGACGACGATCAGGCTTTTGAGCGGTTCTAA
- a CDS encoding chemotaxis protein CheW, with translation MTKTSAQGQYLTFVLGKEIFALDISKVREVLEITKVSEIPRTPKYMRGVINLRGHAVPVVEMRTKLGMERIDDTVDTCIIILEVLLEDELLAIGALVDSVREVVEMPDREIEAAPKMGSAINADYIKGMGRQGDNFVIIVDVDSVFSKKELQVASEVSGSREEVAA, from the coding sequence ATGACCAAAACATCAGCTCAAGGGCAGTATCTCACGTTTGTGCTTGGCAAGGAGATATTTGCTTTGGATATCAGCAAGGTTCGAGAAGTGCTTGAGATAACGAAGGTTTCTGAAATACCGCGGACTCCGAAATACATGCGGGGTGTTATCAATCTTCGTGGTCATGCGGTTCCTGTCGTGGAAATGCGCACAAAGCTTGGCATGGAGAGAATTGACGATACGGTCGACACCTGCATCATTATTCTTGAAGTATTGCTGGAGGATGAACTTCTGGCTATCGGAGCGCTTGTTGATTCTGTTCGGGAAGTTGTTGAAATGCCCGACAGGGAAATCGAAGCCGCGCCGAAAATGGGTTCTGCGATCAATGCGGATTATATCAAGGGAATGGGACGTCAGGGGGACAACTTTGTTATAATTGTTGATGTTGATTCTGTCTTTTCAAAGAAAGAATTGCAGGTCGCCTCGGAGGTATCCGGTTCTCGGGAAGAAGTTGCCGCATAG
- a CDS encoding response regulator — MKKFGDHIRTKRTLLQEKDKSYSQRQVSLAIGIEPSYLSKIERGLPVTLSEEKIIALARTLHEDPDYLLALCGKISQDLQHIIIKRPLLFSKLIRALKDMPDEAIADDKAFRRIFGNLQKLHDMAPVGAFFFAQQEEDSYWTNQVPAILHLPAKTPPSLQTLCSALSSDSEKKLQAQLAQKNDKFDCDLVLAPRKGKRPQIIHVWMCGEACEEKADTVRMGIMQDVTENRLMREDIESAKKSLELTVEEQHGELTTAIGKLKDEVEFRKKLEESLRETTATIKKEKMIQQAFFTDTAHELRALATAMTSQPQKNPKTINSLLHGISSKINNMNDFLLLGNGLEKENSLLDLQAVISGVAGSFEATVEKSGLSFTKQFAPDFPKLVRSDKKRIIQICSAMLELLHKNTDWGSIHLCGEQHTEKANWIILNFSSDSFSRDVDQSLFYPGLKTDDMYETNPVRLVGPLTELLGGELEILPSGGRRMNFSLSLPMEIDAEKTISAVSENKVGPILVVEDDDYSRLFITRALQKKGYDVHEADSGNVALKKLSETKYSILLLDIQLPDISGLDIFNEMRKAPSSLNRQTPTIAVTAHVTPDHRQRFLEAGISSIIAKPFEIDELLSEMKLC; from the coding sequence ATGAAAAAATTTGGCGACCATATTCGTACCAAACGAACCCTGCTCCAGGAAAAAGACAAATCTTATTCGCAGCGGCAAGTCAGCCTCGCAATAGGAATAGAGCCCTCATATCTCAGCAAAATAGAACGAGGGCTCCCCGTGACGCTTTCCGAAGAAAAGATCATTGCGCTTGCTCGAACCTTGCACGAAGATCCGGACTATCTTCTCGCTTTATGCGGTAAAATTTCCCAAGACCTGCAACATATAATAATAAAACGACCGTTACTTTTTTCCAAACTCATTCGTGCACTCAAAGATATGCCGGATGAGGCGATTGCCGACGATAAAGCCTTCAGGCGGATATTCGGGAACCTGCAAAAACTCCATGACATGGCCCCGGTAGGAGCTTTTTTCTTTGCTCAACAAGAAGAGGACTCCTATTGGACCAACCAGGTGCCGGCCATTCTTCACCTTCCGGCAAAAACCCCTCCCTCGCTACAAACGTTATGTAGCGCGCTATCCTCAGACAGCGAGAAAAAGTTGCAGGCACAGCTTGCACAAAAAAACGATAAATTTGATTGCGATCTTGTACTTGCTCCCCGAAAAGGGAAACGGCCTCAGATCATTCATGTCTGGATGTGCGGGGAAGCATGTGAAGAGAAAGCCGACACCGTGCGAATGGGGATTATGCAGGACGTGACGGAAAATCGCCTGATGCGCGAAGATATTGAATCTGCGAAGAAGTCCCTTGAGCTGACCGTGGAGGAACAGCATGGCGAATTGACAACGGCCATTGGCAAACTCAAGGATGAAGTTGAATTCAGAAAAAAGCTAGAAGAATCTTTGAGAGAAACAACCGCAACCATAAAAAAAGAAAAAATGATCCAGCAGGCTTTTTTCACGGACACAGCGCACGAACTCAGAGCGCTGGCTACAGCAATGACCTCTCAGCCCCAGAAAAACCCGAAAACCATAAACTCGCTTTTGCATGGGATTTCATCGAAGATAAACAACATGAACGACTTCCTGCTGCTGGGTAATGGCCTTGAAAAAGAAAATTCTCTCTTGGACCTTCAGGCCGTGATATCCGGGGTGGCAGGATCTTTTGAAGCAACCGTCGAAAAATCGGGGCTTTCATTTACAAAACAATTTGCTCCTGATTTCCCCAAACTCGTCAGATCCGACAAAAAACGAATTATCCAGATTTGTTCGGCCATGCTTGAACTTCTGCACAAAAACACGGACTGGGGCTCAATCCACCTTTGCGGCGAACAACATACTGAAAAAGCGAACTGGATTATCCTTAACTTTTCATCCGATTCCTTCAGTCGTGACGTCGACCAATCCCTGTTTTACCCCGGACTGAAAACCGATGATATGTATGAAACAAACCCCGTTCGGCTTGTAGGCCCACTTACAGAACTGCTGGGAGGAGAGCTCGAAATACTGCCGTCCGGCGGGCGAAGAATGAATTTTTCCTTGAGCCTTCCAATGGAAATCGATGCAGAAAAAACCATTTCGGCTGTTTCCGAAAACAAGGTCGGCCCGATCCTTGTGGTGGAAGATGATGATTACAGCAGACTTTTCATCACAAGGGCGTTGCAGAAAAAAGGATACGACGTACATGAGGCAGATAGCGGTAACGTTGCGCTAAAAAAACTCTCTGAAACCAAATATTCGATTTTGCTTCTGGACATCCAGCTTCCGGATATCAGTGGACTCGATATTTTCAACGAGATGAGAAAAGCCCCCTCTTCCCTGAATCGTCAGACGCCCACAATCGCCGTGACTGCCCACGTAACACCGGATCACAGGCAACGTTTCCTTGAGGCCGGAATAAGTTCCATCATCGCAAAACCGTTTGAGATAGACGAATTGCTTTCAGAGATGAAACTCTGCTGA